The genomic DNA AAGGCGGCATCACCGATGCAATCGAACAGCAGGTACAGCAAATTGCCCAGCAGTTTCCCTACGTGAAGTTGCATTTGGGGAGGGCGATCGGCGCAAGTCCAGCCCTGGCAGATTTTTTGCTTGCCTTAATCGATCGCTAGGTTAATTCTGGTGTTCAAGCTCAGCCTGGGTACTCTGGAATGTGGCTCTGCTGCCCATGACATAACCTATAACATAGAGGAGGCAGAGCCTCTCATTAGTATTCCAACGCAGAGCATTGGAACAAGAGGAACGCAGAGCATTGGAACAAGAAGGACTATCCTGATTGACTCCTAACTGACGATCGATTGACTGGTGTGAGGGTTTGGGAGTTCTGCCGCCAGGTTGGGAGAAGGCTTGGCAAACAGAAAACCCTGCCCGTACTCACAGCGCAGTGCCTTCAATTGGGCAAGCTGTTTGGGGGTTTCAATACCCTCGGCGATCACCTCCATGCCCAAATTCCAGGCAAGGGTGATAATCGTCCGCACGATCGCCAACTGTTCCCCATCCTGATCGATTTTGCTGATAAACGATCGATCAATCTTCAGTGTATCAATGGGCAGACGGTGTAAATAGCTGAGCGACGAGTAGCCCGTGCCAAAATCATCGATCGCCAACTGGACGCCAATTTGCCGCAGCTGATTCAGAATGGCGATCGCCAGTTCCGCATTTTCCATCAGCACCGTTTCTGTAATTTCCAGCTTGAGCTGCTCTGCCAGCAGTCCCGTCTCTTGAAGCACTTGACGCACCTCTTCCGTAATTTGCGGGCTAAACTGCCTGCCGGAAAGATTCACATGAACCACGAGCAGGTTTTTCATGCCTGCCTCAGACTGCCACTGGCTCAACTGGCGACAGGCTTCCCGCAACACCCAGCTGCCGATCGGCACAATCAAACCCGTCTCCTCGGCAAGCGGAATAAACTCGGCTGGAGAAATCAAGCCCCGCTGAGGATGATGCCACCGCACCAGCGCTTCTACCCCCATTACCTGACGAGTTCGGAGAGACACGATCGGCTGGTAGTGCAGGCAGAGTTCCTGCCGTTCAACGGCTCGGCGCAGATCGGTTTCCAGCTGAAGCAGCGCCATCGCGTTCCTGTGCATACCGGGCTGAAAAATTTCATAGCGTCCCCGTCCCTGAGCCTTTGCCCGGTACATGGCAATATCGGCATCGCGCAGCACATCTTCCGGCTGGTCATAGCCCACCGTACTGAGGGCAATTCCGATACTGGCTGCCGTGTAAACCTCGTGCCCCTCCAGCAGAAACGACTCCGATAACTCCACCTGAATTCGATCGGCAACGGTCATCGCTGTGTGGACATCCCTCACTTCCTCCAGCAGCACCACAAACTCATCGCCCCCCAGCCGAGCGATCGTATCGGTTGGACGCAGGCAGTGAAGAAACCGACGGGCAATCGCAACCAGAAGCTGATCGCCAATCATGTGTCCCAGGCTGTCATTGATGACCTTAAAGCGATCGAGGTCAATAAACAGCACGGCAAACATGAGGTTTGAATTTCGTCGCACCACTTCAATTGCCCGCCGCATTCGCTCAGTCAGCAGCACTCGATTCGGTAGTCCCGTCAGGGTGTCATAGAAGGCATCGTGGATCAGCTTATCCCTTGCCTGCTTCCATGCCGTCATGTCCGTCTGCGAACCTGCAATCCGGGTTGCCTGCCCTGCCCCATCCCGCACCGCCAGCCCCCGACTGAGCATCCAGCGAAAGCTCCCATCCCGATGCTGCATCCGATACTCACACTCAAAGTGCGTTGTTTCTCCCGTAACATGGGCTGCGATCTGCCGCTTTAGCAGGTACAAATCCTCTGGATGAACTCGATCGAACCATTCCTCAAGCCGATCGCAAACCTCATGGGGTTCGTGTCCCAGCATCGTTTTCCAGCGGGGCGAGAAATAGACCTGATTGGTTTGAAGATTCCAGTCCCAGATGCCGTCATTTGCTCCCTGCATTGCCAGAGAATAGCGCTCCTCACTTTCGGAAAGGGAGGATTTGGCGCTTGCCGTCGTCTGCACGATCGCCTGACTGAGCCGATTCTTCTCCGCGATTATCTCTCGTAGCTGAATCCGGGTGTGATGCTGCTCCAGGACGTAGCGAATCGATCGAGCCAGCAGCGACGCATTCAGTTCGGTTTTTGGCAGGTAGTCGTCTGCTCCTGCCTTTCGAGCCGGCTGAGCAACTGCAAAATCATCGATCGCCGCAGGGTCTACCGGAAAATCTGTGCAGCCCATCTGGAAGTCCTGCGAGCCGCTGTTCTGTCCTTCCAATACAATCACTGGTGCATCACAGCCTTTCGCGATCGCTTCGCGCAGCAGATCCAGCCCAGAGCTTGCCGCCTCACCCCCAGAACCCAACTGCTCGTCCACCAGATAGAGGTCGTGACAGTTCTGCGCCATCTGCGTTAAAGCATCGGCATGGCTTTTTGCTCGCTCCAGCTTGAACTCCCTGTCCTTAATAGCCTGGAGTAGACCGCAGGTAATGAGGTAATCCTCCTCATCGTCCTCAACGATAAGAACCCGAATCACAGGGTGAACCATGATGATGCCTGTTAACTCGATTAAGTGTTTTTTAAACAGATAGAAAACTGGAGATCAAAGAAATTGAGCAAAAATAGCCTAATTCCTAGCTTTCCCCCGCTTGGGCTGGAATGCACGCCTGGATATTGAAGTTTACAGAAATGGGCTTGCAGAAATGAGCTTACAGACATGGGCTTACAGACACAGGCATTACAGACATGAGCTTTGCCCATCCCCAAAGTTGGGACATTCCTCCGGAAAGGTTCTGCTCTCCTGCTCAGAA from Leptolyngbya ohadii IS1 includes the following:
- a CDS encoding GGDEF/EAL domain-containing response regulator; translation: MIRVLIVEDDEEDYLITCGLLQAIKDREFKLERAKSHADALTQMAQNCHDLYLVDEQLGSGGEAASSGLDLLREAIAKGCDAPVIVLEGQNSGSQDFQMGCTDFPVDPAAIDDFAVAQPARKAGADDYLPKTELNASLLARSIRYVLEQHHTRIQLREIIAEKNRLSQAIVQTTASAKSSLSESEERYSLAMQGANDGIWDWNLQTNQVYFSPRWKTMLGHEPHEVCDRLEEWFDRVHPEDLYLLKRQIAAHVTGETTHFECEYRMQHRDGSFRWMLSRGLAVRDGAGQATRIAGSQTDMTAWKQARDKLIHDAFYDTLTGLPNRVLLTERMRRAIEVVRRNSNLMFAVLFIDLDRFKVINDSLGHMIGDQLLVAIARRFLHCLRPTDTIARLGGDEFVVLLEEVRDVHTAMTVADRIQVELSESFLLEGHEVYTAASIGIALSTVGYDQPEDVLRDADIAMYRAKAQGRGRYEIFQPGMHRNAMALLQLETDLRRAVERQELCLHYQPIVSLRTRQVMGVEALVRWHHPQRGLISPAEFIPLAEETGLIVPIGSWVLREACRQLSQWQSEAGMKNLLVVHVNLSGRQFSPQITEEVRQVLQETGLLAEQLKLEITETVLMENAELAIAILNQLRQIGVQLAIDDFGTGYSSLSYLHRLPIDTLKIDRSFISKIDQDGEQLAIVRTIITLAWNLGMEVIAEGIETPKQLAQLKALRCEYGQGFLFAKPSPNLAAELPNPHTSQSIVS